One genomic window of Candidatus Marimicrobium litorale includes the following:
- a CDS encoding sulfotransferase family 2 domain-containing protein: MAPLNNKRFLFIHVMKTGGTSFADILKINFSDKVRYPNACFNTDTDYARRIQSYTDVPAFVQDVNSLGSQLRVASAHVPYAVRSLLHGHYETMTILRHPVDRTLSYLKHCRQYHKEHENISLEEIYERAWFKHTFIQNYQTKMFSMSVAEAMTKIRFADNAPAIPSLQDLITRENLSEEVVEFEKLNPARFTLESFVPSTGVIAIDRNRLDTAKKNLTHVELVGVTETYDQFLHQLRDRYSWEIQTMPKRNVGATQKVSDEFESRIAKDNWADIELYDFARSLAAGY, translated from the coding sequence ATGGCGCCACTAAACAATAAACGATTTCTATTTATTCATGTAATGAAGACTGGTGGGACATCATTCGCAGATATTCTAAAGATTAATTTCTCCGACAAGGTTCGATATCCCAACGCCTGCTTTAACACTGATACCGATTACGCGAGGCGAATTCAGTCCTACACAGATGTCCCGGCCTTTGTACAAGACGTTAACTCACTAGGGTCACAACTGCGGGTGGCGAGCGCACATGTTCCCTATGCTGTACGCTCGCTGCTGCATGGCCATTATGAAACGATGACAATATTACGCCACCCGGTAGATCGGACTTTGTCCTATCTCAAGCATTGTCGCCAATACCATAAAGAGCACGAAAATATTTCCTTGGAAGAGATTTACGAAAGAGCCTGGTTTAAACATACGTTTATCCAGAACTATCAAACAAAGATGTTTTCCATGTCGGTAGCTGAGGCCATGACGAAGATACGCTTCGCCGACAATGCACCTGCGATTCCATCACTACAGGATTTGATTACTCGGGAAAACTTATCTGAAGAAGTCGTCGAATTCGAGAAATTGAATCCGGCACGTTTTACTCTCGAATCTTTCGTCCCCAGCACCGGCGTCATCGCTATCGACAGAAATAGACTAGATACCGCTAAAAAGAATCTTACCCATGTAGAACTGGTTGGTGTCACCGAGACTTATGATCAGTTCCTCCACCAACTGCGGGACCGGTATTCCTGGGAAATACAAACCATGCCTAAGCGGAATGTCGGCGCAACTCAAAAAGTATCAGATGAGTTCGAAAGTCGTATTGCAAAAGATAACTGGGCCGACATAGAACTGTATGATTTCGCGCGCTCCCTCGCGGCAGGGTATTGA
- a CDS encoding nuclear transport factor 2 family protein — protein sequence MLPMNDSRHIENLIYHYAELIDAGDLKGVAELFRNAVIVSPAHNSRCTGYDEVLQMYQQSARLYAPAGTPMTKHLTTNVIIELEDGSSEANARSYYTVIQSTDSLPLQPIISGRYHDRFVNTGSSWVFSVREMHVDLIGDCSAHLLYDSSKIS from the coding sequence ATGCTGCCAATGAATGACAGCCGACACATTGAAAATCTGATCTACCACTACGCAGAGCTGATCGATGCGGGAGACCTGAAAGGTGTGGCCGAGCTATTTAGAAATGCAGTGATCGTATCGCCTGCGCATAATTCTCGCTGTACCGGCTACGACGAGGTCTTGCAGATGTATCAGCAATCAGCGAGGCTGTACGCGCCAGCCGGAACGCCAATGACTAAACACCTGACTACGAACGTAATTATCGAGCTGGAAGATGGCTCTTCTGAAGCTAACGCTCGCTCATACTACACAGTGATTCAATCAACAGATTCCCTGCCGTTGCAGCCCATAATCTCCGGCAGATATCATGACCGTTTTGTCAATACAGGATCGTCATGGGTTTTTTCAGTTCGAGAAATGCATGTAGACCTAATAGGCGATTGCTCAGCCCACTTACTCTATGATTCAAGTAAAATATCCTGA
- a CDS encoding radical SAM/SPASM domain-containing protein has translation MFLTIDIEVTNRCNATCHFCPRDATPHQGVMDVETFDKALARAVEYRKVVQDVSGLEVVVSLCGLGEPLINKNTISYIKKVKAEGFTCSMSSNGALLTEDKTHEILDAGLDEIYINISDLHEEYEEIYNLPFDSTCENITRFAKLAEGRCTPVIILVDHHDSREHIKAMQTFWRERGLKKFHDYSVINRGGALFVEHMQFEQYSEMVRARQKLTQGDTPPLCGAPWGFLFVGYDGNYYLCCSDWRKQASLGSVFDYSFLQVSRQKLAMVVSREPVCKTCNHDPINMLTEELRALSEGETTAETVTELEQSLLKVSRDIDVALGRLLDYGDKHPDGMLAADLIPAISTT, from the coding sequence ATGTTTTTAACCATCGACATCGAAGTCACCAATCGATGCAATGCCACATGCCACTTTTGCCCTAGGGATGCCACACCGCATCAGGGCGTCATGGACGTTGAAACTTTCGACAAGGCGCTCGCCCGTGCAGTGGAATACCGCAAGGTAGTGCAGGACGTCTCCGGCCTGGAGGTTGTTGTTAGCCTCTGTGGGCTCGGTGAACCCCTGATCAATAAAAACACTATCTCGTATATCAAAAAAGTGAAGGCAGAGGGTTTTACCTGCTCCATGTCTTCCAATGGAGCCCTACTGACCGAAGACAAGACTCACGAAATTCTGGATGCGGGGCTGGACGAGATCTATATCAATATCTCTGACCTTCACGAAGAGTACGAAGAAATATACAACCTGCCCTTTGACTCGACCTGCGAAAATATCACACGCTTCGCCAAGTTGGCGGAGGGCCGCTGTACACCCGTTATTATCCTCGTCGATCACCACGATAGTCGTGAGCATATTAAGGCGATGCAGACATTCTGGCGTGAACGTGGCCTGAAAAAGTTTCATGACTACAGTGTCATTAATCGAGGTGGAGCGCTATTTGTCGAGCACATGCAGTTTGAGCAATACAGTGAGATGGTGAGAGCGCGTCAAAAGTTAACACAAGGTGACACACCCCCTTTGTGCGGAGCGCCCTGGGGTTTTCTGTTCGTCGGCTACGATGGAAATTACTATCTCTGCTGTTCTGACTGGCGAAAGCAGGCAAGTCTCGGATCAGTCTTTGACTATAGTTTCTTGCAAGTCTCCCGACAAAAACTGGCCATGGTGGTAAGTCGAGAGCCTGTCTGCAAAACCTGTAATCACGACCCTATTAACATGCTGACTGAAGAACTTCGTGCACTTAGTGAAGGCGAAACCACAGCAGAAACAGTCACTGAACTAGAGCAATCCTTGCTGAAGGTCAGCCGTGATATCGATGTCGCACTGGGGCGTTTACTCGACTATGGAGATAAACATCCCGATGGCATGTTAGCTGCTGATCTTATTCCCGCCATCAGCACCACATAA
- a CDS encoding sulfatase family protein, with the protein MSSAPSSTSGDRLSLGLLLVVALFFSWFLGIKNLLLDWVNPSSETPQAARPNILLIVADDLGYNDTSALTSTGLNTPHLKQLANRGATFTRHYADATCTPSRVGILTGQYPERSGFRPVGSEIPAEFPTIAEALKQSGYNTYLTGKWHAGEERAEAWPGRKGFDQWFGFLNQWELSGAVSESDRGTRKPTYHNPLLRENGGNQKKHRGHLTDILTDHTVAQIDRLQANGKPWFLYHAFLAPHHPIQPAPRYASLFPDTPAGRYTALVTQMDDAVGRILKTIDRNNTLVVFISDNGGTNVERDNNYPFFGKKGELFEGSFRTPLIISWPGHISEGQIIDDVVMNVDLYPTLLTAANQPVARRLDGETLWPALLGEHILAQRSRSWEIYSPNVNLVNFSTLSASGAWRLTSQQGSGMPPHLYHLAANPSADNDVSANNTAILQDLTDSFWSQHWEKSLLPVIESQASVAGQTLYGGFDAMRTPLRHGFAIGLEIGPLSDLLPHPASAETVVLAGQKNGWELLYQPGHGVEWHMGNSILRDASFEPNRCNAIVLTGYIQPRGHLAKRDPRSELKLYSSGFLRDYKQGLPERPDTNGALSQPTFVNYNGRARFSNLMLGSFSDPYAPNIRPQFTDFYQSLFAREKLSLTPVSLMNAELCKQD; encoded by the coding sequence ATGTCCTCGGCACCATCATCGACTTCCGGTGACAGACTTTCCCTGGGCCTACTGTTAGTCGTAGCTCTTTTCTTTTCCTGGTTCCTTGGAATTAAAAATCTCCTCCTGGACTGGGTGAACCCCTCCAGTGAAACCCCTCAGGCAGCGCGGCCAAACATACTCCTGATCGTCGCGGACGATCTCGGCTATAACGACACCAGTGCGCTAACCAGCACTGGCCTGAACACTCCTCACCTCAAACAGCTGGCCAACCGGGGAGCTACCTTCACACGTCATTATGCCGACGCAACCTGCACTCCCAGCCGAGTGGGAATTCTGACAGGTCAATACCCGGAACGCTCGGGCTTCCGACCTGTAGGCTCAGAGATACCGGCAGAATTTCCGACCATTGCAGAGGCCTTGAAGCAATCGGGGTATAACACATACCTGACGGGAAAATGGCACGCGGGCGAAGAACGAGCTGAAGCATGGCCGGGGCGCAAGGGGTTTGATCAGTGGTTTGGCTTTCTTAATCAATGGGAGCTGTCCGGAGCTGTCTCGGAAAGCGACCGCGGAACACGCAAACCCACCTATCACAATCCCCTGTTGCGCGAAAATGGCGGCAACCAGAAAAAACATAGGGGGCACCTAACCGACATACTTACCGACCACACGGTCGCCCAGATAGATAGACTGCAGGCAAATGGCAAGCCCTGGTTTTTATACCATGCGTTCCTTGCTCCTCATCACCCCATCCAACCCGCACCGCGCTACGCCAGCCTTTTTCCAGATACTCCAGCGGGAAGGTACACCGCACTCGTCACACAAATGGATGATGCCGTAGGACGAATTCTCAAGACCATCGACAGGAATAACACGCTTGTCGTTTTTATCAGCGACAACGGGGGGACCAATGTTGAGAGAGACAATAATTACCCCTTTTTCGGAAAGAAGGGCGAGCTATTTGAGGGCAGCTTCCGCACTCCGCTAATTATCAGCTGGCCCGGTCATATTTCTGAAGGTCAAATAATTGACGATGTTGTTATGAATGTCGATTTGTATCCCACACTTCTCACGGCGGCAAACCAGCCTGTCGCTAGGCGGCTCGATGGTGAAACGCTTTGGCCAGCACTACTCGGGGAACACATACTTGCCCAACGCAGCAGGAGCTGGGAAATATATAGCCCCAACGTCAATCTGGTGAATTTCAGCACACTGTCTGCCTCAGGTGCTTGGCGACTGACCAGCCAGCAGGGCTCAGGCATGCCACCTCACCTTTACCACCTCGCGGCAAACCCGTCCGCCGACAATGATGTCTCTGCCAACAATACCGCCATTCTGCAAGATCTGACCGACAGTTTCTGGTCACAACACTGGGAAAAAAGTTTGCTTCCTGTGATTGAAAGCCAGGCGTCTGTGGCTGGACAGACGCTTTATGGCGGGTTTGATGCTATGCGTACACCGCTGAGGCACGGTTTTGCCATCGGCCTGGAAATCGGACCGCTATCGGATCTGCTTCCCCACCCTGCCTCAGCTGAAACTGTTGTCCTCGCGGGACAGAAAAATGGCTGGGAGTTGCTCTATCAGCCGGGCCATGGCGTGGAATGGCACATGGGTAACAGCATACTCAGGGACGCAAGTTTTGAGCCCAACCGGTGCAATGCCATTGTGCTCACGGGCTACATACAGCCCCGGGGGCATCTTGCCAAGCGAGATCCGCGGTCAGAACTGAAGCTTTACTCCTCGGGCTTTCTTCGTGACTACAAACAGGGATTGCCGGAACGACCCGATACCAATGGGGCACTCAGCCAACCGACTTTCGTGAACTATAACGGCAGGGCACGATTTTCTAACCTAATGCTGGGTTCTTTTTCTGACCCATACGCCCCTAATATCCGGCCACAGTTTACCGATTTCTATCAATCTCTCTTCGCGCGTGAAAAACTGTCACTCACGCCTGTTAGCCTAATGAATGCCGAACTGTGCAAGCAAGACTGA
- a CDS encoding FkbM family methyltransferase: MALTFPSLYELKKAACFPRKLYMRHRENLEPGFMLSAMELHYYRPAFYTWCGAISENPQLLYEAELDSTSIVVDAGAYTGEWAKEIIDRYHPTIHAFEPDPRNFSHLEKKAQIEPCLKPHKYGLGDRDEQARITLEYLGSTLYTGNRPAANTPTAEAEIRDIASTWRTLELHNVDLMKINIEGAEFPLLEQMIRNELLSKVDCYLIQFHEWHPRAYQRRRHIRRALSKTHTLVWDYHFVWEKWVRK; encoded by the coding sequence ATGGCGCTAACCTTTCCTAGTCTTTACGAACTCAAAAAAGCCGCATGCTTCCCTCGTAAGCTCTATATGCGTCACCGTGAAAATCTCGAACCGGGCTTCATGTTGAGCGCGATGGAATTGCACTACTATCGACCGGCCTTTTATACCTGGTGCGGTGCCATCAGCGAAAACCCGCAATTACTTTATGAGGCAGAACTCGATTCGACAAGTATCGTGGTCGATGCGGGCGCCTATACCGGCGAGTGGGCCAAAGAAATTATCGACCGTTATCACCCTACGATTCACGCCTTTGAGCCCGACCCTCGCAACTTTTCGCACCTGGAAAAAAAGGCACAAATTGAACCCTGTCTAAAACCCCACAAATACGGTCTGGGCGATCGCGATGAGCAGGCTCGTATTACCCTCGAGTACCTGGGCTCCACGCTCTACACAGGCAATCGGCCTGCAGCAAACACGCCAACTGCTGAGGCAGAAATTCGTGATATTGCCTCTACATGGCGCACGCTCGAACTGCACAATGTCGACCTGATGAAAATAAATATTGAGGGGGCAGAGTTCCCCCTGCTGGAGCAAATGATCAGGAATGAACTACTGAGCAAGGTCGACTGCTACCTCATCCAGTTCCATGAATGGCATCCACGAGCCTATCAGCGACGACGCCATATTCGACGCGCACTGAGCAAAACTCACACGTTAGTCTGGGACTATCACTTCGTATGGGAAAAGTGGGTCCGCAAATAG
- a CDS encoding phytanoyl-CoA dioxygenase family protein — MSEALTTRPENTAEVDSQYLLTPQQIHFYETFGFLRIPGLFANDIDDIVAGFEGMFGNEEQPVWETKEALHGDEKRLIIPGFIEQSPTLAPLQHDPRVVGVVKSILGPDYIWSSSDGNLFYCESYWHPDDYAAPLHHYHVKLSFYLDDLSGDNGAIRIIPGSHFHQQTFSRTLRKNFKDESGVEEIYGMASGDIPSITVSSKPGDLILWNFRTVHGSYNGGERRRLFSLNFGEKVPGFHDGKQIPDKPVARRSALSS; from the coding sequence ATGAGTGAAGCACTGACCACCCGGCCAGAAAACACAGCTGAGGTCGATAGCCAGTACCTGCTCACCCCGCAGCAGATTCACTTCTACGAGACGTTCGGCTTCTTGAGAATTCCAGGGCTTTTCGCCAACGATATCGACGATATCGTTGCTGGATTCGAGGGCATGTTTGGTAACGAGGAACAACCCGTCTGGGAAACCAAGGAAGCGCTGCACGGCGATGAGAAGCGCCTTATCATCCCGGGATTCATAGAGCAGTCGCCAACGCTCGCTCCGCTGCAACACGATCCGCGCGTTGTGGGTGTAGTGAAGAGCATTCTCGGTCCCGACTATATCTGGTCAAGCAGTGATGGCAACCTGTTCTACTGCGAAAGTTACTGGCATCCTGATGACTACGCGGCGCCGCTGCATCATTATCACGTGAAACTGTCTTTTTACCTGGATGACCTGTCCGGCGATAACGGTGCCATACGCATCATCCCGGGCAGCCATTTCCACCAGCAGACTTTTTCCCGCACCTTACGTAAAAATTTCAAGGATGAGAGCGGAGTCGAAGAAATTTACGGTATGGCCAGTGGTGACATTCCCTCTATAACGGTGAGCAGCAAACCCGGCGACTTAATTTTGTGGAACTTCCGCACCGTGCATGGCAGCTATAATGGTGGAGAAAGACGTCGGCTTTTTTCACTCAATTTCGGCGAGAAAGTACCGGGGTTTCATGACGGGAAGCAAATCCCTGACAAGCCCGTAGCGAGAAGATCCGCCCTGAGTAGCTGA
- a CDS encoding CBS domain-containing protein encodes MLQSVNLRDYMLHNPVKLSPDDNVMDAMRIIIEHKISGVCVVDAQENLVGILSEMDCLEAVLGAVYNNTSIGIVRDHMTSDNLVVAHPNEDIVDVAQDMLHKNKRRRPVVENGKLIGQITCRQLLSAVMKFRN; translated from the coding sequence ATGTTGCAATCCGTAAATCTGCGCGACTATATGTTGCACAACCCGGTTAAATTATCGCCGGACGACAATGTTATGGATGCCATGCGGATTATCATTGAGCACAAAATTTCCGGTGTCTGCGTCGTCGATGCTCAGGAGAATCTCGTGGGCATACTCTCGGAAATGGACTGCCTCGAAGCTGTCCTCGGGGCTGTGTATAACAACACCAGTATTGGCATTGTCAGAGATCATATGACATCCGACAATCTGGTTGTCGCTCACCCCAACGAGGATATCGTAGATGTCGCGCAGGACATGCTGCACAAAAACAAGCGGCGCAGACCCGTTGTCGAAAACGGTAAACTCATTGGCCAGATAACCTGCCGGCAATTACTCAGCGCTGTAATGAAATTCCGCAATTAA
- a CDS encoding M20/M25/M40 family metallo-hydrolase: protein MRRYLLLLIPILSLTSGAGQAGNAAAERLAEAVRFKTISYQDRSRIDYSEFLRFHDFLKSHYPRVFTELDVETVSNYSLLILWPGSDPQLTPVMFTAHMDVVPIEPGTETDWDYPAFEGVIDNGRIYGRGTLDDKQGLLSLMEAAESLLEEGFTPRRTVLFAFGHDEEISGLHGAVNLAARIKERGLQSAWMIDEGGFLIADSPLLPGRPLGLVSVAEKGYLTVTLSTRGEGGHSSRPPATGTIGRLSAALERVENSPYPPRLVGPVQAMFETIAPHTDQPQRFIFENLWLTGGLLASQLAEDPVTSSFVRTTAALTMFNAGVKENVIPQYAEAKINFRLLPGDTADTVVARITDIVDDPLVDISYDAWSDPSPVSDHTGDGFAVISEAVAEVYPEAIVVPSLLVATTDSRHYVDVSDNQYRFHGNRLSMEQVNSMHGTNEFLDVESYEDMISIARQMLKKGTR from the coding sequence ATGCGACGATATCTGCTTTTATTGATACCGATACTGTCCCTGACGAGCGGGGCAGGGCAGGCCGGCAACGCTGCGGCCGAGCGCCTGGCGGAGGCAGTTCGGTTCAAGACGATCAGTTACCAGGATCGTAGTCGTATCGATTATTCCGAATTTTTGCGTTTTCACGACTTTCTGAAATCGCATTACCCCCGCGTTTTTACGGAGTTGGATGTGGAAACGGTCAGCAACTACAGCTTGTTGATACTCTGGCCGGGCAGCGACCCGCAACTGACTCCGGTTATGTTTACGGCGCACATGGATGTTGTCCCGATAGAACCCGGTACAGAGACTGATTGGGATTACCCTGCTTTTGAGGGCGTCATAGACAACGGGCGAATATACGGTCGCGGCACTCTTGATGACAAACAGGGCCTGCTCAGCCTGATGGAAGCCGCCGAATCACTGCTGGAGGAGGGGTTCACTCCGCGGCGCACGGTGTTGTTTGCGTTTGGGCATGATGAGGAAATCAGCGGATTGCACGGCGCGGTCAATTTGGCTGCCAGAATCAAGGAGCGAGGTCTGCAAAGCGCCTGGATGATCGATGAGGGTGGGTTTTTGATTGCTGACAGTCCCCTACTGCCGGGGCGTCCGCTGGGTCTTGTCAGTGTCGCAGAAAAGGGTTACCTGACCGTTACGCTGTCGACCAGGGGAGAGGGCGGTCACTCCTCGCGTCCGCCGGCAACTGGCACTATTGGGCGCCTCTCTGCTGCGCTTGAGCGGGTGGAAAATAGTCCGTATCCGCCCCGGCTTGTGGGTCCTGTCCAGGCCATGTTCGAGACAATAGCGCCGCACACCGACCAGCCGCAGCGATTTATTTTCGAGAACCTGTGGCTGACGGGTGGTTTGTTGGCGAGTCAGCTGGCTGAGGACCCAGTGACAAGCTCTTTCGTGCGGACCACTGCGGCGCTGACTATGTTTAATGCGGGTGTTAAGGAAAACGTCATACCGCAGTACGCGGAGGCAAAAATCAATTTCAGGCTGCTGCCCGGGGATACCGCAGACACCGTGGTAGCGCGTATTACAGACATCGTAGACGACCCGCTGGTCGATATCAGCTATGACGCGTGGTCTGACCCCTCACCCGTATCTGACCATACAGGCGACGGTTTTGCGGTCATTTCTGAAGCCGTTGCTGAGGTTTATCCCGAGGCCATTGTGGTGCCCTCGTTGCTGGTGGCAACCACCGATAGCCGCCACTATGTGGATGTTAGCGATAACCAGTATCGGTTTCACGGCAACAGGCTTTCAATGGAACAGGTCAATTCAATGCACGGGACGAATGAGTTTTTGGACGTAGAAAGCTATGAAGATATGATTTCAATCGCTCGTCAGATGCTGAAAAAGGGAACCCGCTAG
- a CDS encoding dicarboxylate/amino acid:cation symporter, with the protein MSLTNRILIAMVAGILTGSLLSMTLSSATLPEMVRAALEVYLIDGVLDVVGRIFVASLKLLVVPLVFVSLICGASSLGNSSRMGPIAGKTLFFYLLTTALAVTAALTFAVLVSPGSGVELAGEANFQAKQAPPLTDVLVNIFPSNPIQAMAEGKMLQIIVFALLFGLAISWAGEPGQRIAGFFRDMEAVVMKMVEVLMHLAPYGVFALLCKLFATLGITAIFDLATYFFTVLAVLLFHALVVYSLLLKGLTGLSPAMLFSKMRPVWAFAFSTASSGATLPVTLRTVERRLGVDNSVAGFTVPLGATINMDGTAIMQGVATVFIAEVYGVDLSWVAYLTVILTATLASVGTAAVPGVGLITLAMVLSQVGLPVEGIALIIGVDRLLDMVRTAVNVTGDSVVSLIVSSSENKFDETVFLDPHADHDGDDVGDFVPPPH; encoded by the coding sequence GTGAGCCTCACCAACCGTATTTTGATTGCGATGGTTGCGGGCATCCTGACGGGCTCGCTGCTCAGTATGACGCTAAGTAGCGCGACGCTCCCCGAAATGGTTCGCGCGGCGCTGGAAGTGTATCTGATCGATGGTGTGCTGGACGTTGTCGGGCGTATTTTCGTGGCGTCTCTCAAGTTGCTGGTGGTACCCCTGGTATTTGTATCGCTCATCTGTGGAGCCAGTTCTCTGGGAAACAGTTCGCGGATGGGACCTATTGCGGGTAAGACCCTGTTTTTTTATTTGCTGACTACCGCCTTGGCGGTCACGGCGGCTCTTACCTTTGCGGTGTTAGTCAGTCCGGGTAGTGGTGTTGAATTGGCAGGGGAGGCGAACTTTCAGGCGAAGCAAGCTCCGCCGCTGACCGACGTGCTGGTCAATATCTTCCCCTCCAACCCGATTCAGGCGATGGCGGAAGGTAAGATGCTGCAAATCATTGTATTTGCCCTGCTGTTTGGTCTGGCCATATCCTGGGCGGGAGAGCCTGGACAGCGGATAGCCGGCTTCTTCCGCGACATGGAAGCGGTTGTCATGAAAATGGTTGAAGTGCTCATGCATCTGGCGCCCTACGGCGTGTTCGCCCTGCTTTGCAAGTTGTTTGCAACGTTGGGTATTACCGCTATTTTCGATCTGGCGACGTACTTCTTCACTGTTCTCGCTGTGTTGCTGTTCCACGCGTTGGTCGTCTACAGCCTGTTGCTCAAGGGCTTGACCGGCCTTTCGCCCGCCATGTTGTTCTCCAAGATGCGCCCCGTCTGGGCGTTCGCTTTCAGCACCGCGTCATCCGGTGCTACCTTGCCCGTCACCCTGCGTACGGTAGAGCGAAGGCTTGGCGTGGACAACTCGGTGGCGGGGTTCACTGTGCCGCTTGGCGCCACGATCAATATGGACGGCACGGCCATTATGCAGGGCGTGGCGACCGTATTTATCGCCGAGGTGTATGGCGTAGATTTGTCCTGGGTGGCGTATCTTACCGTGATTCTCACCGCTACTCTCGCATCGGTTGGTACCGCCGCGGTGCCGGGTGTCGGCCTCATAACACTAGCCATGGTCTTGTCTCAGGTGGGATTGCCGGTTGAGGGCATAGCACTGATCATCGGCGTCGATCGTTTGCTTGATATGGTGCGCACGGCCGTGAATGTGACGGGTGACTCGGTGGTGTCGTTGATCGTGAGCAGCAGTGAAAACAAGTTCGATGAGACGGTATTCCTCGATCCCCACGCGGATCATGATGGTGATGACGTGGGAGATTTTGTACCGCCTCCCCATTGA
- a CDS encoding MBL fold metallo-hydrolase, translated as MSIQCTIVPVTPYQQNCSVVRCEDTGRAAIVDPGGDIEKILEAVQQLDAKVEKVILTHAHLDHCAASDVLRQQLGVPIEGPHAEDNFWLEGLPEACKMSGFPMTEAFTPDRWLNQGDTVTVGAQVLKVIHCPGHTPGHVVFVHESQKVAWVGDVLFQGSIGRTDFPRGNHADLISSIRDKLFPLGDDITFIPGHGPTSTFGQERQANPYVADSLHE; from the coding sequence ATGTCCATTCAGTGCACTATTGTTCCCGTCACGCCCTATCAGCAGAATTGCTCCGTCGTCCGTTGCGAAGACACTGGACGCGCAGCAATTGTTGATCCCGGTGGTGATATCGAAAAAATACTGGAGGCTGTGCAGCAACTGGATGCCAAAGTAGAGAAGGTGATTCTCACCCATGCCCATCTCGATCACTGTGCCGCCTCAGATGTGCTGCGGCAGCAGTTGGGTGTTCCCATTGAGGGCCCTCACGCAGAAGACAATTTCTGGCTTGAAGGGTTGCCGGAGGCGTGCAAGATGTCGGGCTTCCCCATGACGGAAGCCTTTACGCCCGATCGATGGCTGAACCAGGGCGACACCGTGACGGTGGGCGCGCAAGTATTAAAAGTCATTCATTGTCCGGGACATACTCCCGGGCACGTGGTGTTCGTTCATGAGTCACAGAAAGTCGCCTGGGTCGGTGATGTGCTTTTTCAGGGCTCTATTGGTCGTACGGATTTTCCAAGGGGCAACCACGCAGACCTGATTTCCAGCATACGCGACAAGCTGTTTCCTCTGGGCGATGACATCACCTTTATTCCCGGCCATGGGCCCACGTCAACGTTCGGCCAGGAGCGTCAGGCTAACCCCTATGTCGCAGACTCGCTGCATGAATGA
- a CDS encoding DUF2288 domain-containing protein: MNDGPVGREALLRSEYHGQTARIPWHDLQTHYARGNVVMVSPALDLVEVAVQLGMDNSQVFQAWIEGGDIASVSEEQALHWYDTHAVLWAVVAAPWVLIQQREPDSNPTE; the protein is encoded by the coding sequence ATGAATGATGGACCGGTTGGGCGTGAGGCGCTGCTGCGGAGTGAGTACCACGGCCAGACCGCTCGAATTCCCTGGCATGACCTGCAGACACACTATGCTCGCGGCAACGTGGTCATGGTCTCTCCAGCGCTTGATCTGGTGGAGGTGGCCGTGCAGTTGGGCATGGATAACAGCCAGGTGTTCCAGGCTTGGATAGAGGGCGGCGACATTGCTTCGGTGAGCGAGGAGCAGGCCTTGCACTGGTATGACACTCACGCGGTGCTGTGGGCTGTTGTGGCAGCCCCGTGGGTGCTGATACAGCAGCGCGAGCCGGACTCGAACCCTACCGAATAA